The proteins below are encoded in one region of Bacteroidota bacterium:
- a CDS encoding N(4)-(beta-N-acetylglucosaminyl)-L-asparaginase, translating into MITRRDLLKGIGVGVAAANMPAPSSAAVESATATNIPIVVSTWNFGMAANAEAWKILSSGGYALDAVEAGAKVPEADPKNQSVGLGGLPDRDGIVSLDACVMDEKGNAGAVFDLEEIVHAVSVARRVMEHSPHVNLAGPGALQFALTEGLKKENLLTDASRAAWEKWKAEHHYMPHDYVKNHDTIGILAIDSQQRMCGACTTSGLAWKYHGRVGDSPIVGAGLFVDSDVGAACSTGKGEAVVKIVGSHTVVEMMRRGASPTDACEEAIKRIAKKQPDYKEFQVAFLAINKAGEAGAFAIQKGFQYAIATPDEAKLVDGMSLLG; encoded by the coding sequence ATGATCACACGCAGAGACCTTCTCAAAGGCATTGGGGTCGGCGTTGCTGCCGCCAACATGCCCGCTCCTTCTTCCGCAGCCGTAGAATCCGCCACAGCGACGAATATCCCGATCGTCGTTAGCACCTGGAATTTCGGAATGGCGGCAAACGCTGAGGCATGGAAAATATTATCGAGCGGCGGCTACGCACTCGATGCGGTCGAGGCGGGTGCGAAGGTGCCGGAAGCCGACCCGAAGAATCAGAGCGTCGGGCTGGGCGGATTACCAGATCGCGATGGCATCGTCAGCCTCGATGCTTGTGTGATGGACGAGAAGGGCAATGCAGGGGCTGTCTTCGATCTCGAAGAGATCGTGCACGCCGTGTCGGTTGCTCGTCGCGTGATGGAGCATTCGCCGCACGTCAACCTTGCCGGTCCGGGAGCGTTGCAATTCGCGCTTACCGAAGGATTAAAAAAAGAAAACCTCCTTACAGATGCGTCGCGTGCAGCATGGGAGAAGTGGAAGGCCGAGCATCACTACATGCCTCACGATTACGTCAAGAATCACGATACCATCGGTATCCTCGCGATCGATTCGCAACAACGCATGTGCGGCGCATGCACGACTAGTGGCCTCGCATGGAAGTATCACGGCCGTGTCGGTGATTCGCCGATCGTAGGGGCGGGGCTGTTCGTCGATAGCGATGTCGGCGCAGCCTGCTCTACGGGGAAGGGTGAAGCAGTGGTGAAGATCGTCGGTTCGCACACTGTCGTCGAAATGATGCGCCGCGGCGCGTCGCCGACCGACGCATGCGAAGAAGCGATCAAACGCATCGCGAAAAAGCAGCCGGATTACAAGGAATTTCAGGTAGCATTTCTCGCCATCAACAAGGCGGGCGAGGCTGGTGCCTTCGCAATCCAGAAGGGATTTCAATACGCCATCGCCACGCCGGACGAGGCGAAGTTGGTGGATGGGATGAGCCTATTGGGATAG
- a CDS encoding cbb3-type cytochrome c oxidase subunit I: MSTIVLPKEIKTAHGEHAHHHELSFWRKYIFSLDHKVIGIQFLFSSCFFLLVGGLLALVVRLQLGWPDHQGWFYLMMAKFFHAIFGDKMIAGTIILPEFYNAAFTMHATFMIFFAVMPFLMGTFANFLIPLQIGAGDMAFPKLNMASFWVSLLSGAIMLCAFIVPGGAAGGGWTSYPTLSAIPELSGVTWGQNLWLISLLLSGVASLMGAINYITTIVNMRAPGMSWLRMPLPVWAMFVTAILLLLAVPVLAAALVLLLFDRTLGTSFFIPHGVLVAGSPLTGHTGGGQVLLWQHLFWFFGHPEVYIMILPAMGLTSEILSVFARKPIFGYKAMVLSICGIAFLGFIVWGHHMFQSGMNPLLGTTFMISTMAIAIPSAIKTFNWLGTLWGGNFKFTTAFLFAIGFVSMFAIGGLSGIFMASSPVDIFIHDTYFIVGHIHYVLFGGSIMAIFGGIYYWFPKMFGRMMNEKIGKLHFWLLFLSFNGVFFPMHILGVNGMMRRIYDYTQYEHLAHLQPLNAFMSVCAFILGLSVLIFLFNLFYSIFRGPKAPVNPWNANTLEWTVAYPIPHGNFAEMPHVFRGPYEYSAPDCPEGQDFYPQNVPPPGWGPTDSKAH, encoded by the coding sequence ATGTCTACGATCGTATTACCAAAAGAGATAAAGACCGCACACGGCGAGCACGCACATCACCACGAGCTCAGCTTCTGGCGAAAGTACATTTTCTCGCTCGATCATAAGGTGATCGGTATCCAGTTCTTGTTCTCGAGCTGCTTCTTCCTGCTCGTCGGCGGCTTGCTGGCGCTGGTCGTTCGCTTGCAGCTTGGCTGGCCGGACCATCAGGGGTGGTTTTACCTGATGATGGCAAAGTTCTTCCACGCCATCTTCGGAGACAAGATGATCGCGGGCACGATCATCCTTCCGGAGTTCTATAATGCGGCGTTCACGATGCATGCGACGTTCATGATCTTCTTCGCGGTCATGCCGTTTCTCATGGGCACCTTCGCGAACTTCCTGATCCCGTTGCAGATCGGCGCCGGCGATATGGCATTCCCGAAGCTCAACATGGCTTCGTTCTGGGTGTCGCTACTTTCCGGTGCGATTATGCTTTGCGCGTTCATCGTCCCCGGCGGTGCAGCCGGCGGCGGCTGGACGAGCTACCCGACGCTTTCGGCAATTCCCGAACTCTCCGGCGTGACGTGGGGACAGAACTTGTGGCTCATCAGCTTGCTGCTCAGCGGTGTTGCATCGCTGATGGGGGCGATCAACTACATCACGACAATCGTGAACATGCGCGCCCCGGGTATGTCGTGGCTTCGTATGCCGCTTCCGGTATGGGCGATGTTCGTGACCGCAATCCTGTTGCTCCTAGCGGTGCCAGTGCTCGCAGCCGCACTCGTGCTGTTGCTCTTCGATCGCACGCTCGGAACGAGCTTCTTTATTCCGCACGGTGTTCTTGTTGCAGGTTCACCGCTGACCGGCCATACTGGCGGCGGACAGGTACTGCTGTGGCAGCACTTGTTCTGGTTCTTCGGTCACCCCGAAGTGTATATCATGATCTTGCCGGCGATGGGTCTGACGTCCGAGATTCTCTCGGTCTTTGCCCGAAAGCCGATCTTCGGATATAAGGCCATGGTGCTCTCGATCTGCGGTATCGCATTTCTCGGCTTCATCGTGTGGGGTCACCACATGTTCCAGTCGGGCATGAATCCGCTGCTTGGGACGACGTTCATGATCTCGACGATGGCCATCGCCATTCCGTCGGCGATCAAGACATTCAACTGGCTCGGCACGCTCTGGGGCGGTAATTTCAAGTTCACCACCGCATTCTTGTTTGCCATCGGCTTCGTGTCGATGTTTGCAATCGGCGGACTCTCGGGTATCTTCATGGCATCGTCGCCGGTCGATATCTTCATCCACGATACGTACTTCATCGTCGGGCACATTCACTACGTGCTCTTCGGCGGTTCGATCATGGCGATCTTCGGTGGTATCTACTACTGGTTCCCGAAGATGTTCGGTCGTATGATGAACGAGAAAATCGGCAAGCTCCACTTCTGGTTGCTGTTCCTCTCGTTTAACGGTGTATTCTTCCCGATGCACATTCTCGGCGTCAATGGCATGATGCGTCGTATCTACGACTACACGCAGTATGAACACCTTGCACACTTGCAGCCGCTGAATGCGTTTATGTCGGTATGTGCGTTCATTCTCGGGTTGTCGGTATTGATCTTCCTCTTCAATCTGTTCTACAGCATTTTCCGTGGCCCGAAGGCTCCGGTAAATCCGTGGAATGCGAACACACTCGAGTGGACGGTTGCATACCCGATCCCGCACGGCAACTTCGCCGAAATGCCGCACGTGTTCCGCGGTCCCTACGAGTACAGCGCTCCGGATTGTCCGGAGGGTCAGGACTTCTATCCGCAGAATGTCCCGCCGCCAGGCTGGGGACCGACCGACTCGAAGGCACACTAA
- the coxB gene encoding cytochrome c oxidase subunit II — protein sequence MNSGITRGLRRLFGAALLTVPTVLLAQDVKPRYPNHHWYSWWMNILPDTASTYAPDVDGMFNLILWITLIVFVLVEGCLVYFLWKYRHKPGRKAVYYHGNNKLEITWTTIPALILVFLAVFSNKIWSEIKSPDRFPKNAPVIRIMPRQFEWDITYPGPDGKFDTPDDINTINNLYLAANEPVQIKLQGQDVIHSFFVPEFRIKQDAVPGMPTAVWFNPTHTGEYDIACAELCGLGHYRMKGFVHIVSHDSLSRWMASQAPPPPAPAAVAPAADTAKKAETK from the coding sequence ATGAATTCAGGTATCACGCGGGGGCTCCGTCGCCTTTTTGGCGCGGCGCTTCTCACCGTTCCCACCGTACTCCTCGCACAGGACGTCAAACCCCGGTATCCTAACCATCACTGGTATTCGTGGTGGATGAACATCCTGCCCGACACGGCCAGCACCTATGCGCCGGATGTCGACGGTATGTTCAACCTCATCCTCTGGATCACGCTCATCGTCTTCGTGCTTGTCGAAGGATGTCTCGTGTATTTCCTCTGGAAGTATCGCCACAAGCCGGGACGAAAGGCCGTCTATTATCATGGCAACAACAAGCTCGAGATCACCTGGACGACTATTCCGGCCTTGATTCTCGTCTTCCTTGCCGTATTTAGCAATAAGATCTGGTCGGAGATCAAGAGCCCCGATCGTTTCCCGAAGAATGCTCCGGTCATCCGTATCATGCCGCGTCAGTTCGAGTGGGATATTACCTACCCGGGCCCGGACGGCAAGTTCGATACGCCGGACGATATCAATACGATCAATAATCTCTACCTCGCAGCGAACGAACCGGTCCAGATCAAGCTGCAAGGTCAGGATGTGATCCACAGCTTTTTCGTCCCGGAATTCCGTATCAAGCAAGATGCGGTTCCGGGCATGCCGACCGCCGTGTGGTTCAACCCGACGCATACGGGCGAGTACGATATCGCCTGCGCCGAACTCTGCGGCCTCGGCCACTATCGCATGAAGGGCTTCGTGCACATCGTCAGCCACGATTCGCTTTCGCGTTGGATGGCCTCGCAGGCTCCGCCGCCGCCGGCACCGGCCGCAGTGGCACCTGCTGCAGACACCGCTAAGAAGGCTGAGACCAAATAA
- a CDS encoding T9SS type A sorting domain-containing protein, with translation MTFTYTPDYGKSWHFNCSFPYRARGFAAADTNDIWMTVLRQPNEYYTWANTRIYTTNYDAYWIVHSTDRGQTWSIDSTTLWDSDLGESDGAIISSSDRNHVWIAAERGAHTYIFRYEGEQPHSGVEEYVPLNYPKFVNVFPNPATEHTQIALARNCPITTLRLVDIMGREQSVPIKRLTEYSVDVDVSKLPSGIYLAGITTPYGPYTNMVVVER, from the coding sequence ATGACATTTACCTATACTCCTGATTACGGAAAGAGTTGGCATTTCAATTGTTCCTTCCCGTACCGTGCTCGCGGATTTGCTGCTGCAGATACGAATGATATCTGGATGACCGTGCTTCGTCAGCCAAACGAATACTACACGTGGGCGAACACGAGGATCTATACGACGAATTACGACGCATATTGGATCGTGCATTCGACCGATCGCGGTCAGACGTGGAGTATAGACTCGACCACTTTGTGGGATTCCGATCTCGGGGAGTCTGACGGAGCGATCATTAGTTCGAGTGACCGCAACCACGTGTGGATTGCAGCAGAGCGAGGAGCGCATACATATATTTTCCGCTATGAAGGCGAACAACCACACTCGGGGGTAGAAGAGTACGTCCCGTTGAACTATCCGAAGTTCGTCAATGTGTTTCCGAACCCTGCGACAGAACATACGCAGATTGCCCTGGCGCGTAATTGCCCGATTACGACGCTACGGTTGGTTGACATCATGGGCCGCGAACAGTCGGTGCCGATCAAACGTCTGACGGAGTACAGCGTGGACGTCGATGTATCGAAACTCCCGAGCGGTATCTACCTCGCCGGCATCACCACTCCGTACGGACCGTACACGAACATGGTGGTGGTTGAGAGGTAG
- the hpnD gene encoding presqualene diphosphate synthase HpnD, whose product MLDERPIHSAESIFTEEPLPPPATGGKSNFFYSFSLLPKDQRLAMQSVYEFCRYTDDLVDEDIALDLPGINIKKEVALEKKRIRLDWWRAEVEKCYDGSSKHPILRNLYKVISRFKIPKQYFLTLIDGVEMDLVRNRYESFDELKDYCYAVASIVGLITIEIFGYKFERTKEYAIDLGIALQLTNILRDIKKDASMGRIYIPAEDMRRFGVTEQDILSGNYNLNFINLMNFEVARAREYYAAARAKLGKGERFTLFAAQIMDAIYFRLLRKIELAEYNVFRHRISVSTPHKLLIAFRFWFSSVIFRERGS is encoded by the coding sequence ATGCTGGACGAACGACCCATCCATAGCGCAGAATCGATCTTTACGGAAGAGCCTCTTCCGCCCCCGGCGACGGGCGGAAAGAGTAATTTCTTCTACTCGTTCTCGCTCTTGCCGAAAGATCAGCGGCTGGCGATGCAGTCGGTCTATGAGTTTTGCCGATACACTGACGACCTCGTCGACGAGGACATCGCGCTCGACCTGCCCGGCATTAACATCAAGAAGGAGGTCGCGCTCGAGAAGAAGCGTATTCGACTCGACTGGTGGCGCGCAGAGGTCGAAAAATGTTACGACGGAAGCTCGAAGCACCCGATCCTTCGCAATCTCTACAAAGTTATTTCCCGCTTCAAGATCCCGAAGCAATACTTCCTGACGCTCATCGACGGAGTCGAGATGGATCTCGTGCGCAATCGTTACGAGAGCTTCGACGAATTGAAGGACTATTGTTATGCGGTCGCAAGTATCGTCGGGCTTATCACGATCGAGATCTTCGGCTATAAGTTCGAACGCACGAAAGAGTATGCGATCGACCTCGGCATCGCGCTGCAACTGACGAACATCCTGCGCGACATCAAGAAGGACGCCTCGATGGGCCGCATCTACATCCCGGCCGAGGACATGCGCCGCTTCGGTGTCACCGAGCAGGACATCCTCAGCGGCAACTACAATCTGAACTTCATCAACCTGATGAACTTCGAGGTTGCGCGAGCACGCGAGTACTACGCCGCCGCCCGCGCAAAGCTCGGCAAAGGCGAACGCTTCACGCTCTTCGCGGCGCAGATCATGGATGCGATCTACTTCCGCTTGCTCCGTAAGATCGAACTGGCCGAGTATAACGTCTTCCGCCACCGCATCTCCGTGAGCACGCCCCACAAGCTCCTGATCGCCTTCCGCTTCTGGTTCTCGAGCGTGATCTTCCGCGAACGCGGCTCGTAA
- a CDS encoding TonB-dependent receptor encodes MTTSIVKKLSYLLSLLVVVGLMSCGGKKGGDEDDAGDKGGEAPAAAAAKTVDMANGATISGTVKLDGAAPANKPIAMDADPVCKAAHSAPVMEDHWIVGDGGVVANAFVYVKDGLGGASYAAVNNAPVVLNQQGCQYQPHIFGMVAGQHLIIKNDDKTLHNVHAHGEKNEQFNEGQPGGSPDKDKVLDKPEVMVPIKCDVHGWMNCYAGVLNHPFFAVTGKDGKYEIKGVPAGDLTVTCWHETLDGKGMSVDQKVTVAAKDSKTVDFSLKAQ; translated from the coding sequence ATGACTACTTCTATTGTAAAGAAACTTTCATATTTGTTATCGTTATTGGTCGTCGTCGGCCTGATGAGCTGCGGCGGTAAGAAGGGCGGCGATGAGGACGACGCAGGCGATAAGGGCGGCGAAGCCCCGGCTGCAGCAGCCGCGAAGACGGTCGACATGGCAAATGGTGCTACCATCTCCGGTACCGTGAAGCTCGATGGTGCAGCTCCAGCCAACAAGCCGATCGCAATGGATGCCGATCCGGTCTGTAAGGCTGCTCACTCCGCTCCGGTCATGGAAGACCACTGGATCGTCGGTGACGGCGGTGTGGTTGCAAATGCGTTCGTGTACGTGAAGGACGGCCTCGGTGGCGCTTCGTACGCAGCAGTGAACAATGCTCCGGTTGTGCTCAACCAGCAGGGCTGTCAGTACCAGCCGCACATTTTCGGTATGGTCGCCGGTCAGCACCTGATCATCAAGAACGACGACAAGACCTTGCACAATGTGCATGCACATGGCGAGAAGAACGAGCAGTTCAACGAAGGCCAGCCGGGCGGCTCGCCGGATAAGGACAAAGTGCTCGACAAGCCGGAAGTCATGGTTCCGATCAAGTGCGACGTGCACGGTTGGATGAATTGCTACGCCGGTGTCCTGAACCACCCGTTCTTCGCTGTGACGGGTAAAGACGGCAAGTACGAGATCAAGGGCGTTCCGGCCGGCGATCTCACGGTTACCTGCTGGCACGAGACGCTCGACGGCAAGGGTATGAGCGTCGATCAGAAGGTCACGGTCGCTGCAAAGGACAGCAAGACGGTGGACTTCTCGCTGAAGGCACAGTAA
- a CDS encoding sodium:solute symporter family protein, with the protein MRLWGLHILDWSIILLYVAALVYIGRLTRRRIKSTGDFFQGGRSFGKVLTTFLNFGNMVSADQAAGVTREIYRQGLSGVWFQNLVLFITPFYWFSAVLQRRARYVAPGDIYEHRFESKFLSGLFAIYLLLSAIYGSSLGYLITGKTMQAVMIKPASEYTEHEKQQVAMFSEMKQLEVRETNAQLDSKSKVRLAYLHELSKKGEIVSSISYLNLVTFYLIYGCITAAYVIMGGLFAAAFTDVLQGIMIFFLSTALIPVGLSVLGGFEGLHRKVPDAIFDLFGSGAGSNYTWYFVMTMVLVNLVGLAPRNFTVGGSAKDDSAARIGMVSGAFAKRFLIIGWALTGMIAVAIYGGQLSDATFIWGTMTNDLLGVGFVGLMIASVLAANMASKAGSSLEWSAAFTKNILLPLKPQTTEKTQLLVGRIVIFLVLIGGIGFAYVVDDIFVVFKYVLAIGTVIGPSIWLVYFWRRLTTKAVVAQMCLSLLVTVALPNVMPLLPSVRGDSAMMAETTRKQETHLVRAKEQDVRDGAAKQVGEQISKTVEIAPSAIFFEKIERKNPADPNSTKIGVGTFKAELWLLSLVGFDFTNYSKAGLDTAGFAFDIIFPFVILCIVSLLTKPNSERVLTEFYARVHTPALADAARDASEVERRIADPSLIDADKLFPHTNWEFWKPTREDIVGFVASCAGVGLIIVLYIWIMNIGS; encoded by the coding sequence TTGCGTCTCTGGGGCCTGCACATCCTCGATTGGTCGATCATTCTGCTCTACGTTGCAGCACTGGTGTATATCGGGCGGCTTACACGCAGACGGATCAAGTCAACCGGCGATTTTTTTCAAGGCGGTCGCAGCTTCGGCAAGGTGCTGACGACGTTTCTGAATTTCGGTAACATGGTCAGCGCCGACCAAGCCGCCGGCGTCACACGCGAGATCTACCGTCAGGGTCTTTCCGGTGTGTGGTTTCAGAATCTCGTGCTCTTCATCACTCCGTTCTATTGGTTCAGCGCCGTGCTGCAACGCCGTGCACGCTATGTAGCACCAGGCGATATCTACGAGCATCGTTTCGAGTCGAAATTCTTGTCCGGGCTCTTCGCAATCTATTTACTGTTGTCGGCAATCTATGGGTCGTCGCTTGGGTATCTCATCACGGGCAAGACAATGCAGGCGGTGATGATCAAGCCTGCATCGGAATACACCGAGCATGAGAAGCAACAGGTTGCGATGTTCTCGGAGATGAAGCAACTCGAGGTGCGCGAGACGAATGCGCAGCTCGATAGCAAATCGAAGGTTCGACTCGCATACTTGCACGAACTCTCGAAGAAGGGTGAGATCGTCTCAAGCATCTCGTATCTCAACCTTGTCACGTTCTATCTGATCTACGGTTGCATCACAGCAGCATACGTGATCATGGGTGGGCTGTTCGCCGCTGCGTTCACCGATGTCTTGCAGGGCATCATGATCTTTTTCCTTTCGACCGCACTCATCCCCGTGGGACTCAGCGTGCTCGGCGGCTTCGAGGGGCTGCATCGCAAAGTACCGGACGCGATATTCGACCTCTTCGGCTCGGGGGCAGGGAGTAACTACACGTGGTACTTCGTCATGACGATGGTGCTGGTGAACCTTGTCGGACTCGCGCCGCGCAACTTCACCGTCGGCGGCAGCGCGAAGGATGATTCTGCGGCACGCATCGGGATGGTCAGCGGCGCATTCGCGAAGCGTTTTCTCATCATCGGCTGGGCCTTGACCGGGATGATCGCCGTCGCAATCTACGGCGGGCAGCTTTCGGATGCAACTTTCATCTGGGGCACAATGACGAACGACTTGCTCGGTGTCGGCTTCGTTGGTCTGATGATCGCAAGCGTGCTGGCCGCGAACATGGCTTCGAAAGCAGGGTCGAGCCTTGAATGGTCGGCCGCATTCACGAAGAATATCCTGCTCCCGCTCAAACCACAGACAACAGAAAAGACTCAGTTGCTCGTCGGTCGCATTGTCATTTTCCTCGTGCTCATCGGCGGCATCGGCTTTGCGTATGTCGTTGATGACATTTTTGTCGTCTTCAAGTATGTGCTCGCCATCGGTACGGTCATCGGCCCGTCGATATGGCTCGTGTATTTCTGGCGCAGGCTCACGACGAAGGCAGTGGTAGCGCAAATGTGTCTTTCGCTATTGGTGACGGTCGCACTGCCGAACGTCATGCCGCTTCTCCCATCGGTGCGTGGCGACAGTGCAATGATGGCTGAGACCACCCGCAAGCAGGAGACGCATCTAGTTCGCGCGAAAGAACAAGATGTCCGAGACGGCGCGGCGAAGCAAGTGGGCGAACAGATTTCGAAGACGGTCGAGATCGCACCGTCTGCGATCTTCTTCGAGAAGATCGAGCGGAAAAACCCAGCCGATCCGAACTCTACGAAGATTGGCGTCGGTACGTTTAAAGCCGAGCTGTGGCTCCTCTCGCTCGTTGGCTTCGACTTTACGAACTATTCGAAGGCCGGTCTCGATACAGCAGGGTTCGCCTTCGATATCATCTTCCCGTTCGTGATCCTCTGTATCGTCAGTCTGCTGACAAAGCCGAACAGCGAACGAGTGCTCACGGAATTCTACGCGCGCGTTCATACGCCGGCGCTCGCAGATGCCGCGCGTGATGCGAGCGAGGTGGAGCGCAGGATCGCCGATCCGTCGCTCATCGACGCGGACAAACTCTTCCCCCACACCAACTGGGAGTTCTGGAAACCAACGCGCGAAGACATCGTTGGCTTCGTCGCTTCCTGCGCGGGTGTGGGGCTGATCATTGTGCTCTACATTTGGATCATGAACATCGGTTCGTGA
- a CDS encoding squalene/phytoene synthase family protein, whose protein sequence is MTDTVPILTEAYAECRRMAAHYENFPVGSVLVPKRLRHHFFALYACMRMADDFADLPERPREERLRLLADWRDRLLNPQRDSEHPIFLALRNTITECRLDTAPLLRLLEAFEFDARGNVRFETFDDLRWYTARSADPVGELVLALFGHHEPRLIQLSNEICTGLQLLNFIQDIKEDLANGRYYFPKEDWDLFEIEPSAEPDKNRLALLSLFEADRVESLIDRGAPLAEIVGGRLGLELRAVVHSARRMVANIRRLDGNTYLTRPTLTRREQISVLLQSLLTRAA, encoded by the coding sequence ATGACGGATACCGTACCCATACTCACCGAAGCCTATGCCGAATGCCGGCGGATGGCTGCGCATTACGAGAATTTTCCCGTCGGCTCGGTGCTCGTCCCGAAGCGGCTGCGGCATCACTTTTTCGCGCTCTATGCCTGTATGCGCATGGCCGACGATTTCGCCGACCTCCCCGAACGGCCTCGCGAGGAGCGCCTTCGACTCCTGGCCGATTGGCGCGACCGCCTGTTGAACCCGCAGCGAGACAGCGAACATCCGATCTTTCTTGCCCTTCGTAATACCATCACGGAGTGCCGACTCGATACTGCTCCGCTGCTTCGGCTGCTTGAGGCATTCGAGTTCGACGCTCGGGGCAATGTCCGATTCGAGACGTTCGACGACCTGCGCTGGTACACCGCCCGATCTGCCGACCCTGTCGGCGAGTTGGTGCTGGCACTCTTCGGGCACCACGAGCCCAGGCTCATTCAGCTCTCGAACGAAATTTGCACCGGGCTGCAACTGCTGAATTTTATTCAGGATATTAAGGAAGATCTGGCAAACGGGCGGTACTACTTCCCAAAAGAGGATTGGGATCTCTTCGAGATCGAACCGTCGGCAGAACCGGACAAAAACCGTCTGGCCCTGCTGTCACTCTTTGAGGCAGACCGCGTAGAATCGTTGATCGACCGCGGAGCACCGCTGGCTGAAATCGTCGGGGGGAGGCTCGGCCTCGAGCTCCGGGCAGTCGTACACTCGGCCCGTCGAATGGTGGCAAATATCCGCCGGTTGGACGGCAACACATATTTAACACGACCTACGCTCACGAGGCGGGAACAAATATCGGTACTTTTGCAGTCTTTGTTGACACGAGCGGCATAA
- a CDS encoding DUF455 family protein → MNNDEVNDTMWTGSKDLLGSGKPLERYRFPSDPRQIGGAYTVEENARLLQRYFYFERLLTRALAGWSMGTPEFEVKIEYGRHMYYHVEAADAIRTRVTELRISREAIDEYRDDEIESFFTELLYAESPAHFLAGTYGVLLPQLMTAYQTHLVSTDQVADAPTVRVLKRILGDYTEMYLWGQAALQAYIDGGYDGANIVFSQLHVEQTLASIGGITGVADRGDRPSTLRSEGKDLFERSFVATRDPRFTTFEHTYEYRKADEGKLEYESEYDETQLDLIRSQRDELDAIETFCNVLYEIHNVPFDFDYDIARIVYDEVRHTELGHKALEKLGHDPYDLANRLLGIKVRTKLPPEYSLAEINLFGEANIVQEVARQSKAGYKRGDISGMLFDYVNADERTHIQKGTRWLKHLFKTDSITEIEAKTKEVAVNRLLELGIIDHEVALTITHKELAKIIGE, encoded by the coding sequence ATGAACAACGACGAAGTCAACGACACGATGTGGACGGGCTCCAAGGACCTCTTGGGCAGCGGAAAACCGCTCGAACGCTACCGTTTTCCGAGCGACCCTCGCCAGATCGGCGGGGCATATACCGTCGAAGAGAACGCCCGTCTGTTGCAGCGCTATTTCTACTTCGAGCGCCTGCTCACGCGCGCGCTTGCCGGATGGTCCATGGGGACACCGGAGTTCGAGGTGAAGATCGAATACGGCCGTCACATGTACTATCATGTCGAGGCTGCCGATGCGATCCGTACCCGTGTCACCGAACTTCGTATCAGCCGCGAAGCAATCGATGAGTATCGTGACGACGAGATCGAGTCGTTCTTCACCGAACTATTGTATGCCGAATCGCCCGCTCACTTCCTGGCCGGGACGTACGGCGTGCTGCTGCCGCAGCTCATGACGGCATACCAGACGCATCTCGTATCGACCGATCAGGTTGCCGATGCACCGACCGTTCGCGTCCTCAAGCGTATTCTCGGTGATTATACGGAAATGTATCTCTGGGGTCAGGCGGCGCTGCAAGCATATATCGACGGAGGCTACGACGGCGCGAACATAGTCTTTTCGCAACTGCACGTCGAGCAGACGCTCGCGTCGATCGGCGGGATTACCGGTGTTGCCGATCGGGGCGACCGACCTTCGACACTGCGCAGCGAGGGCAAGGATCTATTCGAGCGATCGTTCGTCGCTACCCGCGATCCACGGTTCACGACGTTCGAACACACCTACGAATATCGCAAAGCCGACGAAGGCAAGTTGGAATATGAGTCCGAGTACGACGAGACCCAGCTCGACCTCATCCGTTCCCAACGCGACGAACTCGATGCCATCGAAACCTTCTGTAACGTGCTCTATGAGATTCACAATGTCCCCTTCGATTTCGATTACGACATCGCACGCATCGTTTACGACGAGGTTCGCCACACCGAGCTTGGGCACAAGGCCTTAGAGAAACTTGGTCACGATCCGTACGATCTGGCAAACCGATTGCTCGGCATCAAGGTCCGCACGAAACTCCCGCCGGAGTATTCTCTGGCTGAGATCAATCTCTTCGGCGAGGCCAATATCGTGCAGGAGGTTGCGCGTCAGTCCAAAGCCGGCTACAAACGCGGCGATATTTCAGGTATGCTCTTCGATTACGTCAACGCTGACGAACGCACCCACATTCAAAAAGGCACCCGTTGGCTGAAGCATCTTTTCAAAACGGACTCCATCACCGAGATCGAAGCAAAGACAAAAGAAGTAGCGGTGAATCGATTACTCGAACTCGGCATCATCGACCACGAAGTCGCCCTGACGATCACGCATAAGGAGTTGGCGAAGATTATCGGGGAGTGA